A region of bacterium DNA encodes the following proteins:
- a CDS encoding YqgE/AlgH family protein: MISSLAPGFLVALDPLLDPNFRRTVVLMIHHDEEQGAFGLVINRGTDFSATDLCESLEINWRGENDATVDWGGPVQQDQGWIVFRESLDDVPEAEEVAPRLHWSGSRDALRRVAENPETVARVFLGSSGWGPGQLEGEIANGAWLVVPMADGLVFETPKKDLWTATIRTLGIEPATLVTTQGIN, encoded by the coding sequence GTGATCTCCTCCCTCGCGCCGGGCTTCCTCGTCGCCCTCGATCCGCTGCTCGATCCGAACTTCCGCCGCACCGTGGTGTTGATGATTCATCACGATGAGGAACAGGGTGCGTTCGGCCTCGTGATCAACCGCGGCACTGACTTTTCGGCCACCGACCTCTGCGAAAGCCTCGAGATCAACTGGCGCGGCGAGAATGATGCGACAGTCGATTGGGGCGGACCGGTCCAACAGGATCAAGGATGGATCGTATTTCGCGAATCACTCGACGACGTTCCCGAAGCCGAAGAGGTCGCGCCGCGGCTGCATTGGAGCGGCTCCCGGGATGCGCTGCGCCGGGTGGCTGAGAACCCGGAAACCGTCGCGCGGGTCTTTCTCGGTTCTTCCGGGTGGGGCCCGGGGCAGCTCGAGGGGGAGATCGCCAACGGGGCCTGGCTGGTCGTTCCCATGGCCGATGGCCTCGTCTTCGAAACACCCAAGAAGGATCTGTGGACGGCGACGATTCGCACCCTCGGTATCGAGCCCGCCACCCTGGTCACCACCCAAGGCATCAACTGA